A genomic window from Brassica oleracea var. oleracea cultivar TO1000 chromosome C8, BOL, whole genome shotgun sequence includes:
- the LOC106307161 gene encoding protein TRANSPARENT TESTA 12-like: MSGGAANITVALLNKPAENGREEDELGMKEKVWNESKKLWVVAAPAIFTRFSTFGVSMISQAFIGHLGPIELAAYSITFTVLLRFSNGILLGMASALETLCGQAYGAKQNHMLGIYLQRSWIVLTGCTICLMPVYIFSGPILLALGQEERIVRVARIIALWVIGVNFSFVPSFTCQMFLQAQSKNKIIAYVAAVSLAVHVFLSWLLMIHFDFGITGAMTSTLVAFWLPNIAQLLFVTCGGCKDTWRGFSMLAFKDLWPVFKLSMSSGGMLCLELWYNSILVLLTGNLKNAEVALDALAICININGLEMMIALGFLAAASVRVSNELGRGNSKGAKFATLNAVFTSLSIGFVLFFVFLFLRGRVSYIFTTSEAVAAEVADLSPLLAFSILLNSVQPVLSGVAVGAGWQGYVTYVNLACYYLIGIPSGVILGYVVGLEVKGVWIGMLFGVFVQTCVLCIMTLRTDWDQQVSTSLRRLNRWVVPDESSAVNKTSSEE; the protein is encoded by the exons ATGTCTGGAGGAGCAGCAAATATCACGGTCGCTCTGTTGAATAAGCCGGCGGAGAACGGCAGAGAAGAGGATGAGCTGGGGATGAAGGAGAAGGTTTGGAATGAATCAAAGAAGCTATGGGTTGTGGCAGCGCCAGCGATATTCACGAGATTCTCTACGTTCGGAGTTTCGATGATAAGTCAAGCTTTCATCGGCCATCTTGGCCCTATCGAGTTAGCCGCTTACTCGATCACTTTCACCGTTCTCCTCCGTTTCAGTAATGGTATTTTG TTAGGCATGGCCAGTGCACTAGAAACACTATGTGGTCAAGCTTACGGAGCAAAACAAAACCATATGCTCGGAATCTATCTTCAAAGATCATGGATCGTTCTCACAGGTTGTACAATTTGCCTCATGCCTGTTTACATCTTCTCGGGCCCTATTCTCTTAGCCTTAGGACAAGAGGAACGAATCGTCCGTGTGGCTCGGATCATAGCCCTATGGGTCATTGGCGTCAACTTCTCCTTCGTACCATCATTCACTTGCCAAATGTTTCTCCAAGCTCAGAGCAAGAACAAGATCATTGCCTACGTGGCTGCAGTCTCCTTAGCGGTCCACGTGTTCTTGTCATGGCTCCTAATGATTCATTTCGATTTTGGAATCACTGGTGCTATGACATCGACGCTAGTTGCGTTCTGGTTACCTAACATTGCTCAGCTTTTGTTCGTCACTTGCGGTGGGTGTAAGGACACGTGGAGAGGATTCTCTATGTTGGCTTTCAAAGATTTATGGCCCGTCTTCAAACTATCCATGTCTTCCGGTGGAATGCTTTG CTTGGAGTTATGGTATAACTCGATCTTGGTACTGCTCACTGGAAATTTGAAAAACGCAGAGGTGGCTCTAGATGCACTTGCAATCTG TATCAACATAAATGGACTGGAGATGATGATAGCACTTGGTTTTCTGGCAGCAGCAAG TGTAAGAGTGTCCAACGAGCTCGGCAGAGGAAACTCAAAAGGAGCCAAGTTTGCAACATTGAACGCGGTTTTCACGTCTCTATCTATAGGATTTGTCCTATTCTTCGTCTTCTTGTTTTTAAGAGGAAGAGTTTCCTACATTTTCACTACAAGTGAAGCTGTCGCAGCAGAAGTTGCCGATCTTTCTCCACTTTTAGCATTTTCCATCCTCTTGAACAGTGTTCAGCCTGTTCTCTCAG GAGTTGCTGTTGGAGCAGGATGGCAAGGATATGTTACTTACGTTAACCTTGCTTGTTATTACCTTATCGGAATTCCTTCTGGTGTTATCCTTGGCTATGTCGTCGGTTTGGAAGTCAAA GGTGTCTGGATCGGAATGCTCTTTGGAGTATTCGTTCAAACTTGCGTGCTTTGTATCATGACTCTGAGAACAGATTGGGATCAACAG GTGTCTACATCGTTGAGACGTTTGAACCGGTGGGTTGTACCAGACGAATCTAGTGCCGTAAACAAAACTTCATCAGAGGAGTAA